The genomic stretch gaAATATAAACATAGATTATTAAAGACCAAAACTTactcaaaatcgcaattttttcaaaaagttgtatttcaaaaatgatttttatgaaaatctatttgaaatagcttcaaaattaagtgatcttttaaaattttgatatccaaattttttcctcataaatagatgaaatacctaaaataacattttaagaataactattcaaacaaaattttcatttgaaacttttatcaaaagttttttttaaaatttttttttcacaaaattttgtaacactataaaaatcatttttataaaaagccaaaacaaacgggccctgaTTTGATATAGAATGAGAAGCATAAGTCAGAGAAGGATCCTGAGAACGCTCACAGACATAAGATAGAAGAAGAGGTTGCAGCAGCTACAGTGGGATCTGGTGGATTTGCGTTTCATGAACATCATgagaaaaaagaaacaaaggaggaagaggaagaagctcATGGAAAGAAGAAACACCATTTCTTTGGCTGAACATATATATGTTTAtagaatataaatataatataataataagcataCGAGCCAAATATATTTATGATATTGTATTCTCAATATTTTGTGATAGTGAACCAAATATATTTCTGACATTCTATTTTCAATATGGAAAACAAATAGGGTTATATTTCTTAATTACTTTTCATTTTTACTATTCAATTTTtgtacattaatatttttttaatttttcttctaaatcaatttttttattaatacctTTTATTTAGCTCATTCCAAATGCGCGAaaccgacgggtacccgtgcgaacgtaTGGGTAttacaataattattatatttttttgtacaattaaaaaaaacaaagtaaATCTTTTTAAAATAATCTATGAAATCAAACACGAAAAAGAATgagttgtttttttaattatttatgtctaatatttttattttgaaattatttttaatttaaaaaagtttttttttttaaataaatggaaactttatttatatatcattgatgtaattatttaactaatattTGTTACTAATGTAAATAAGAGAAATATATGatgccaaatatttttatatacgagaaaaatACGGGAAAATATTTCACTAATACTTCGATATTATGTCAAATATTTCACTAATATTtcgatattatttttatatacgagaaaaaatgtactattgattcaaatattttcataaatgaTGTTAAAATACGGGAAAACAATCTATGATtaacccaaatatttttttaaataatattattttcatatacaagaaaaaaataaactactgatttatatatttttataaataatgtcaagAAATAAGTATTCTTTTTACTATTTCCTTATTAATATATTTGTTGGAAACTAaactttactttttaaaaaaaagtcaatgtcataatttttttatacattttgacttctttttaattttttttctaatagtACATTTTAGTtgataaacaattattaaatatcatataattttatttttaaaaaccgcttataatttattttgaataaaaatatttatgtattttaaatattaattttattctgattaatatatttttacaaACAACAATTATTATCAGTAAAATTTATGcgcaatataataaaatttaattatgaaaaaaataaaatacaatacaaTTAAATAAGTAAGAATATATCAagtaaaagaaataatattatatattaatcaacGGTCAAGATCTAATACTACGTGTAACTTTCGTATTTTTTCTACCGCAGAGAATCTTCGCCCGTTGTTTCTTTCTGAGCTTTTTGGAGGCGTCGCTTTCCACTTCACAGCAAAAGTTAGAGAGAGAAACGAAGTCAAGCTTCAATCACTGAGATCGAAATTACTCCGACTCCGTTTTCCGATCCCGATTCCGATACCAGTTCCGATTCCGATTCGGAGAATGGCTTCTTCGAGTTCAGCAGTTCCTGGATCTGCTGATTCCACTACTACAAGAAGACACGCGAAGCGACCTAAGTGTAATGCATCTTCATCCTTCTAGTTTTTCCTCTTTCTAGCTTCATTTTCAGTTACctgtttttctattttaatggaATTGATGTATTTACTTAGAGTTAAATCGAGTGAATGTTGCGAAGGAAATGGATAATTTGCTTGTTGAGGTTTTTGGTGAACTGtgtgtgatgtgattctgtgatAGTTTCTCTGTGGATGTAGTTATCGATTGTTGATATCTGTATTGGCAGTTAGAGTTTGATAGAATCACAATGTGCTGCTGATTTTGTCGAACTAACCGAAATGCCTAATTTGTTTATCACTTTATGTAGCGAATTTCCAATGCGCTATTTATATTTTGTGACTTGCATTTGCATATTGTTTGTTTATAGACCTAATTGAGAGTTGTATGCTGATGGATAGTATGAGCTGATTTATGTTACCAACAATTAcggttttatttcttatttttcggCATTAAGTGTAATTTGAAGTCACATCTTTGATGATTTTGTCTTTTAGATTCAAAGTTTACGCAGCAAGAACTTCCTGCGTGCAAGCCTATTCTTACGCCTAGAGCGGTAACACTACTTGATATCTTTTTGAATTCATTGCTCATGATGACTATATCATATATGTGACTAAATATGTATTCGAATTGTTATTCATGTTATGGTATGGCTTATGCTTAATGTAAGTGGCTTCTTGCAGGTTATTTCAGCGTTTTTGCTTGTTAGTGTTGTGTTTATACCTATTGGAGTTGCTTCACTAATGGCTTCAAGAAAAGTAAGCTTGTGCGGTATAATTTAATGAAATTATGTTTAAAGTTGCATATACATGTAATGCTGAGTGTTGATTTAATGATTTGATTTTCTTGTATCTATCAGGTTGTTGAAATTGTTTATAGATATGAGTCTGAATGCGTACCGAGTAATGTCACGAACAAGGTAGCATACATTCAGAATCCTACGACCGATAAAACATGCAACATAACACTGAATGTAAGTCTACTGGACACTAGTTTGGGCCTGTCCCATAATTGATAGACAATAAGGCTCACTCTGTGGCAATCTTACTCTTTCTTAAACCATGTTGTTATGTAAAGGTGACCAAGCACATGAAGGCACCTATTTTTGTATACTATCAGTTGGACAACTTTTACCAGAATCATCGCCGGTATGCAATTACCTTTCTTTGTCTcacatcactttttttttttttaattccacaTTTCCAAAACAAGGGATTGGGTGTTATTTTAATAACAAGAATCTGCTGGTCATATCTGAATTTGGTTTTTGACAATATGGATAGAGGACTGATTACCAATAAATTGTTGGTTTTACTTTTCAACTTTCCTTTTAATTTGGTTATTATGTATGTTATCAATCTCGGATAGTAGCACGGCCATCCCAAAATTGGAGTGGAACGGGCGTATTTTAGTGACGTGAACACTAATACCGTTCATATTAATAAACACATAAttgttaaaaactaaaataaattactCAAAATTCATGAAGTATTCATAGTTAGAAATAAAAGCCATAATAAGTCTTATGCAAAACATTGAACACTTGCAAATGCCAATAAATTCAAGTAAATCGCCTTGCTGTAGTAAAATGTTTAAGGGTAATATCATATACGGGTGACGCCGGCGCTCCTGGCAGTGTCCGAGTGGCGTCATTCTGAATCTGATCCCATTCTTGCAGCCACTCCAGTCAAGTCACCCAATTGTGCCGTTCCAGCGTGGCTTGGCGCAGTTTTCTTGGTTGTGCTGTTCCGTCTCGAGATAACCGTGGGAATGACCAAGTTTGATAACATAGGCTATTAATTTATAACTTATCTTTAAATCTTTGTAAGATGATAACAGtaacttttaatttttagttattttgaatagttttttatggatttgttattattaaattcagtttatggaatttatttaagCCAACTAGTTTGGTAGAGCTGAACATTTGGCCTGTAAGGAAATTTACCAAAGGTGCTGTGCAGTAGTACTAAGTACCATAGACTTAACTATCTTTGATTGTAATTGTGGAATTAGACGAGTATTAAAAGGACATTAGGAAGTTGTGTCATTGTGAAGAATGAGTTGAGCAAACATATAGATCATTATATAACTCTTCTAATTCAGTAGAGACAGATATATGGCCTTGAGCACGGTATCTAAAGTACTGTGACACTAGTTGCTACAGATCTAGCAACTTTTGGAAGGAGCTGTGGAATTAGAGgaggggtcaaagaactggaggAAGAACACGAAGTTGAGTGGGATTAATCTGAATAATCTCCCTCCTTCCCCCTTGTCCGGGCCCTTCTCATCGTATACCTCTCTTTGGACTCCATTTCTCTCTTCATTTCCTCCTATTCATCTTCTATTTACATTAGTTTATAATTTCAATGTATTTGACTGGTTGTTTGTTATAGTCTATTTTCAGTTTCACCCTTTATATATTTGTAATAACTGATCCATTATGCAtgagttttttatatttttataatcagtTATTTTCTATAATTTAGGTATGTTAAAAGCCGAAGTGATGGTCAGTTGAGGAATCTTAAGGACGAGAAGTTAGTTGGGACTTGTAAGCCTGAAGATGTTGTCAATGGTAATCCAATTGTACCTTGCGGTCTCATAGCTTGGAGTTTATTCAATGACACATACAGCTTCTCCATCAAAGGATCGAATTTGACAGTGAACAAGAGTGGCATCTCTTGGAAGAGTGATAGAGAACACAAATTTGGAAAAGATGTTCACCCCCAAAACTTTCAAAATAGTTCTATAATAGGTGGTGCACATCTTGATAAATCCATACCGGTAAGCACCTTTATAATATCTTGTTTTGGTGAATTATCTTTGTTCCGAAGGTTCAGCTATGTGATTAGTGATTCTTTGATTAGTTCAGTCTTAGTTAAGCGCTTAATTACCCATTCACGTATTTTGTTGTTaagaaaaattagttttttatttacatATTGTTGTTAGTAATGTTTTAACTACTTTTATCGGTATTAGTATTCATATTGTACACATAGAAATGACTTTTCACTTGGAAAACTAATCATATTATCACCTctgaaatattttattgaacagcTGAGTGAGCAAGAGGATCTTATTGTCTGGATGAGAACCGCTGCCTTGCCAACTTTTAGAAAGTTATATGGAAGAATAGAGGAGGATCTGAAAGCCGGTGTTCTCATAAACGTAATGCTTAAAAATCAGTACAACACATACAGTTTTAATGGCAAGAAAAAGCTCGTGCTGTCAACTACTAGCTGGCTTGGTGGGAAGAATGACTTCATTGGCATTGCTTATCTCACCGTCGGAGGCCTATGCTTCTTTTTGTCTTTGGCTTTTACCATTGTATATTTTGTTAAGCCAAGGTACATATACTTATATCCTCTATTGTATTCGACCATAAAACTTCACTTTGTTATGCTCATTTGTATTTTTCTGTCTTTGTAGGCAACTTGGAGATCCATCATATTTGTCATGGAATAGGAACCCTGGAGGGCACTAAGCTAAGATACCAATTATATTACAGGGCTTGGTTATTCTATCACCCTTAAAGATAAACAAACCAACTTTTGAATATGCTGTATGATAATTGATAAGTAGCTTAGTAGAGTTCTTGTTTGACTTAACTTAACTTGGATATTTAAGTGAAAATATAACAAGTTTTGTGTAGTAGTATATAAATAATGTGCTGTTTATGAATTAATGTTGAATAGCTTTTTATCAAGTCACTATACTATGTGAGGTTAAATTTTAAGAGTGCAAATACATAAATGaatattctttatatttttttcctACTAAGTTTCTCAAGTCATATATGAGTCAAAGTATGGTCTGTTGGTCTTTGGTTGAACTCAGAAATGAGTTCCTACTAGGTTTCTCAAGTCTTTATGGGTCAAAGCATGACCAGGTTGTTTTGGATGAACTCCAAATAAGTTCCTAATAGATTTTTCAAGTCTTATTTTGGTCAAAGCATGAATAGATAGATGATAACCTTTCAAGATTATAACTAatagttttgtattttataaGCGACATATTATATTTTATCTCGCTTTGTAAACTCATTGAGATCACATCTCACATTGTTGATTATATTTAGTATCTAAGCTTTACCTCAAATTCTCTTGCACATTCTTTTTCGactctttttcttcatctttagaTTTATAATAGAAGCATACAGGTCCAGACTCTCAAACCTTGGGTGAGTACATGCATTTTAGTCATATCATCAAGTTGGTAGCCAAGAAATTTCTTCAATAGTAACATGAACCTCTCTTATATGTTAGAGATTTTGTATATGCTTTCTCAAAATTGGTGATTTACTCTTCAAATAGAAATTTTGATATtgtgaagaatcttccaagaaatATTTCTTCCCGAACATCTCAAAATTGAATTTTTCTATACGGTAGGTAAAGCATGCaagaagtcttttttttttttttttgtctttctaAGCAAAAGAAATTTGAACAACCTTAACCATTTAGTATCGTTTAACAACCAAGACAAACTAGCAGTTTTGGAGATATATATGCCTAAAATTTGAGGATTTAACATGCCACCCTTAAAATTATATATGGcatttccattttttattttaaaaatgtccCTATATATTAAAAATGCCCCTAATAAAATACAAACAAATTTCGGTAGACtcttttgaaattttcggtacccTTGTTAAATTTACGAAATAccgtaaatttcaaatttatgtgatACCGGAAATACTGAAATTTCCAGTAGTatcatttttaggattttttcttttaaatggtATGGTGGGCGGAACTGCGTCGCCTGCTCTGCCAATCGTTTCCGATGAGAATCAGTTGGAGGATGGCGTCCAGCTCTAGGCTCTGAAGCATGTGCTTCCTTAGATCTAGAACAAGCCTTTGCTCTATCAATTACCCTGCCGACAACTGTACTGTCTCTGCCTCTGGTCCTCActgaaacaaattaaaaaaagaaaaaaattaaaaaaaattacaaaatattggaaattttgaaaatttcagtatttttaaaagatattataaCTACCGTAAATTTAATAATTCCCAGCATATAATTTTCTAAAATTCCTGGAAATTTTAAATTTCAGGTGGCGATATACAgggaattttgaaatttccggtttGAATATACCcgaaattttgtaaaaaaactgAAAATCTTAATGTTAGTCATCAAGATTTCATGTTGGACATTTTGATCTTTCCAGTGTTTTAGAGTATGTCAcataaattttgaaattattttaaatttttttcatgttGAATATTTTGATCTTTTCATTGTGTTTTGGGGTGCCATGTTTAATAGAGGGCATGTTAAATCGTCCTAAAATCTGTACTAGGGCCTTCATGGTCTAATAAAGAATATTGATCCTCTTTAAGAGCAATAATCACAAAGTCTTGACCTCCAAGGCAACTGAATTTCCCCCTCTCATTGTTTCTTCAAGTAAATTTTCTTCAATGAGAGGGGGAAAATGTTATTCTTCTTGTCTTGCTAGTCTTACTCTCTTCTAGCTTGTTTTTGTTGTCTTTTCGATTTCTTGATCAAATATTAATCCATCTAATCCTTTACCTTGCATACACGGCTCAGAAAAACTTAGTAAAGAAATAGAagaccaattttttttttttttgctatttcttattataatagaaaaataaaataaactacatATAATATATTTCTTTGTTGGAAAATTAAATTGTAGAGTGTATCAAATACCACTCAAGTAGGAATTAAATTGTATATACAACTTACAAGGACTGAGAATAATTTAGAACAAGCGAATATTAATCATACTTAGGTGTTTAATTTGGAGGGATTTATTTGAAATTGGTTTGAGtttaaaattatgaattttttaattaataattatttattcaattttccattaatataatcaagattatataGAAAGTGCTGACAAAAGGACAACAAACTACGCCACCGCTTTTTTTAAATGGTAAAATCAATTCTCTTACAAATACATGCATTGTTTTTAGAGACACAATTGTTATGTATGAATCTTTGGAATATGAATCCCTTCTTTGACCATTATTTGATCATAAATGTCTTCAATATTACAAGAGAATATTATATTAGTacaataaataagtaaaatagttttttttttgacaaaagtaTAATAGGTTAAAATCAATCTCTTGGTTCAAAGCCCAATTTATTTAATAATGAAATATAATTTCTTAAGTCATACCGGTTGTTAATTATATAGAGAATAACATTTCCGATGAGATCCATGGAGCAATTCTTAGATAGCAAGCACTAGCTCCCGGTGCGACTTCATAAAAAGCAATCAAAGATAAGATCGAAGAGAATGAAACGCACGTAGTGGTCATTATAGCGGTTCCTTCTGATCCTAGAAAACGTCCGAAAAAACCAGCTACGGAACTACCGAGCAGGGGCAAAAATACGATAAGTAGATACATAATTTCGAGTGTGATCAGACAACCAAAAATCAGACAATGACAGAGCGGCCTGTAATAAGTGCCAGACCCTCAACAAAAGAATGGATTAAGGTGATAGAGTGTTCTGAATATGGGAAATCACACTTATGCATTCTTAAAGGGGAAAATCTAACCACTAAACtacttgagaaaaacatgtataaatGCTAATTTCTCTAGCACATCTTAATGATTCAATATTCTTAAAATAATTTCATACAAACAATTATCTTATGCTCATTTACAAAAGTTACTTCCCAATAATGATGCataacataattttatttcataattGGGCAAAATGAAAATTACTTAACATAAAAATAGTTAAACACAAATATCTTAATCCTGCCTCTAATGCTCTGACGACAAAAAAAACTAGGAATCTTCAACATTGTATTATCAATGTGATTTTTCCAAAACCTAGACTTTACTTTAAACTCATGAAGCTAATGGAACATTTAGGTCAAAATATGAAGTAGAAAGTGACCCACTATAAAATGTAAGATTAAGGGTTTAGGATCACATTGTACTCCAAAATCTTCTTCTAATGGGCATACATGGGACAGATGCATTACACTACTAAGTCTCCATATATGTAGTGTATTTTCTTGAAAATTTAAGCCTCCAATTGTCGTTCCTCACTTGTATTGTTCCTCAGTAACTTGTTGAATAGTAGTTTTGTCTCCAATTATCAACCTAAGTTAAATAAGtacaaatataataaatactaggcttaattgtaattttagtccctctattttattttttaattttattttgatttctcttttcaaaaatcattattttaatttttttaaagttttctgTGTAATTTTCGtcccctattttatttttttctacaaaattagtctctattttatcattttttcaaCTGAAAATTTAAAAGGAGGACCAAAATCGTAATTTTAAAAATGAGAGGACAAAAAAAaggacaaaataaaaaaaataaagttgcaATTAACCCTAAATAGTAAAAGAATTGGTCTACTTAGTAAACTAATGTAGTAACTAGAAAGATTTTGTTAATGTTAATATTTAATACTTAACTTGACCAGTTAGCCTTTATTGCTAGTCTTTTGAATttggaaatgaaaaagatgaaatatttgatttaatatggaTTAGGTCAATATGCTTGAAAATTGTATTGATGTCAAATGTCTAGGAATAGATTTAAATTTCATATGGAAGCTTGGGTCCATCATTGCCACATGATTGGATTTGTAGTATGAAACAATAAATAGGTTTAGTTTAATGAAACTCGTGACTGTTGGATTAGAAAGCCCCTTAGATCAATTGTTCCTAATGAAACTTGTAAGAAGAAATGATTAGAAAGTTATATCATTAACTATTTGTTATCTaaactttaaatcaaatattttcataattaatCTTGCATTTCAAGTGATAAATTTACATTTTAAATGTTGACAATAAAAAatgttatgtatttttatttttatacaaccaaataattagtttagaaaaatatttacaTTAAATCTCGAAGATTGGATAGTGTTATAAATTTAGTATTATATAAATCCATAACTTGTTTGATTGTTACTAATCTCTTAACGATTTCCTACTAGCCATAATTTTTATTTAGATTGTGTTTAAGAGTTTGGAGAGGagagaatttaaaaaaacaatatatattttttaaaatacaaaaaaaaaaatttagaaaagattttgaataatgtGATAAGATgtttatcattaatatatttttaatttttaaaatactatatcaataaaaaattatatttgaacaattTGTCTAAACCCTTAAAAACTCTCCAAACTCCTTCTCCAATATAATTTTTAGTTCTCCAAATTAGagaagttttattttaaaataaaaataaatcctcAATACCCTCCATCTAAACCGTTCTATTCATTTCACTCGATTCTTCCCTTTTTTTCAAAGCCTTCGGTCTAACTTACAAACAAAGCCTTGAAAGTTAGATTCATTACTAGAATTCCATATTAAGGTtctgtttgataaaaatagcAATTGACTGATAAATTAACTTATAACTTATGgatgatagcttatagcttagactgatgactgatgactcaTAATTGATAAACTATTTgaaatgtttgataaaattaaccGTTCAACTaactaataaatttaaaatgatatacaaatatatttctaaattaataataaaatgcaTATTTAAGATACtttaaaatttgataatttaaatttattaatgtaaatattttttatatgcaaaatttattaaatttattttctttcaattttatattttataaataattaatgttt from Vicia villosa cultivar HV-30 ecotype Madison, WI linkage group LG4, Vvil1.0, whole genome shotgun sequence encodes the following:
- the LOC131594662 gene encoding ALA-interacting subunit 3-like, with product MASSSSAVPGSADSTTTRRHAKRPKYSKFTQQELPACKPILTPRAVISAFLLVSVVFIPIGVASLMASRKVVEIVYRYESECVPSNVTNKVAYIQNPTTDKTCNITLNVTKHMKAPIFVYYQLDNFYQNHRRYVKSRSDGQLRNLKDEKLVGTCKPEDVVNGNPIVPCGLIAWSLFNDTYSFSIKGSNLTVNKSGISWKSDREHKFGKDVHPQNFQNSSIIGGAHLDKSIPLSEQEDLIVWMRTAALPTFRKLYGRIEEDLKAGVLINVMLKNQYNTYSFNGKKKLVLSTTSWLGGKNDFIGIAYLTVGGLCFFLSLAFTIVYFVKPRQLGDPSYLSWNRNPGGH